The Dreissena polymorpha isolate Duluth1 chromosome 4, UMN_Dpol_1.0, whole genome shotgun sequence region ttactgagattagttaaccaataaatgcggtaacttcggggaagtcggtacctgcgcgagcgtctgatattggtagccttattaatttataatagcctgaccgtattccatttcgtacaacgctaattttatatcagacaatgtccaaacttactgtgttgtttttgcgctttaaattatagtgattgataaatgtcccataagcattgtttaatatgattaatatcacttttatacgcaataacatgtgtgattgaggtacccacccggcgtcagaaagcgcgtaaaacttcaccgaattcccagttataaagcgctatttcgtgtcaaatacacgggtgggaggaatgtttcggtaataattttgctaataacacgggtaaataccggtgaagtgttaatttattgcaaataccaccattacacttaataacgggttcgatttcggtaagcgcgcaagcgtttgagagcgtgttaaatgtaccgatttacccgttataaatagctgatgttctctttaatcgtatattttttgcatttgtagaataactaaatggcaccAACctctttacaagtgtaatatggtgttaaacaagtccataaaatcatccggaatatcgcgtaaatctatatgcagtctttaggcaaagaagccattttggtgttagcttgtctaggttttcttcccgctgagccacgtgattaagtgggcggagcgatcactgataaggcgtcatgtcaattgtcttAACTCATTTGCGCATGGGATGATTTTGCTGAAGACTACTCTTATTTAAGTTAATCAATTTGCAGAAAGCAATTTATAATGctgttttattaatcatttgaccttgaaaggtTTGAAACATTATGATAACTGGGTTATTATGACTTTATGAGCAACTTCTCTAGTATTGGCACAGTGTATTCAAATGTCGTCTTGTGCGAGATGAGAGAGTGTCCCAATGGAGCTAAACAAAATCTCTTGACAGGTTGCCTTAACCTTTAAGGTTAGGTAATAACAATTTCAACTGTGTGTATGATGCTCATGCATGGAAGACATCTTTTCTGCACCAAGCTGACCTACGAGTGTATACGCATGGGAAACAATTTGTCTTTAGAAAAATCTCCTTTATACTTTCATTTGGTGCGACTGAGATGAAATTAAACTTCATTTGACAGAGTATTCTTATATTTCAGTGTTCAATCCATCTATGAATGAGAGCAGAGCATGGAGAAAGCAGTATCCTTTTACATTGGCATTCGGCCTCACTATCCACAAGGCACAAGGAATGACACTTGACAGGTACAGTAACAGGCCTACAATGAGTGGGAGCTTTCATATTGTTGATGCTTTGCCAGAAGCCTCAACTAGTGATCAGTAAATGTCACATGGAGACTAGCATTTTGACTTTCTTTTGAAGTTGTTTTTGGTAAGAAACTAATGAAATaagaaagttaaataaaaaaagatcttTACTTCaggatataaataattattattgtgatTTCATAGTATAACAATGTTGCTTTGTATGACATGTATAAGGTCTATTTATTATCACATATCACATAAATCTACAGATATTGCCATTAACCATTTCCATGTTTCACACAAATATTCTCATAATGAGCAATGTGTCCCTTTATCACAATGATTTGTACCCTACCTATTGAATTTCTTAGAATTCCATTACAATTTTTATTGTCTTGTGCCAGGCTAATGAAAAAGTATTAATACTGAACGTAAATGGCTGTCTGAACTCAACATGGTTCGGATGAAAATCATTTGAACTGgatcacaaataaatattttcttacatAATACATAGATAATTAAACACTCAATAATTCTTTAGCACATGCTCAAAATTGTTTAGTGTGGAGACTTGTAAGAAAACCTTAGTTCTATTAGACACGTTTAAAACATGTTACATTGTAACtgttatgtatgtttatatattaattcACACACAACACTTTAAACAGGGTTGAGGTAGACTGTAGGGATATATTCCGGCCTGGGCAGCTGGGCGTGGCACTCTCACGTACAAGAAGACCAGAAGGACTGCGGGTCATCAACTTCCATCCGAGATATGCACTGAAACCTGCAAAGAAAGTGACAGACTTCATGGATCAGATCCCAAAGGAAACACTGACAGATAAGAGCTGTTGCCATATAAAGATAAGGTAAATATTCAACTGTTAGCTTGAATTAGTTTTGGCAGCGACTAGTTTTGATCCTGTTGTGCAATAAATGAAGACATAACAGAAAGAAAGAACCTCCTTTAATAACAGTTGATTGGATTTAAAACTATAGACACTGGCTTAAtacaaataagtttttaaaaaatTACTTGTTTATGACTTTATTAAGTCATTTCAAAgttttcattacattttttatatGGGGCAGATGATAGAGATTTGTTGGATTCGAACTTAATAAGGTGTGTTTCAATGGGCCTATTATACAGGAACCCTTATAcgtaaaacataaatggcatatTTGAAATGTGCAAAGCAGACCACAAGTTTAgaattatgagcatgtaacacaTTCATTAATGATTACAACACTCAGCATTAACTcatttatgcgtagtggactctcccatccttctaaattggatcaatttatttccaaaattagcgatATCTGgtctatttatttctatatttagaatatttcttacagaaattcctgtaagcaaacagcgcagaccctgatgagacgccacatcatgccgcgtctcatctgggtctatgctgtttgccaaggcctgttttctagacgctgggcataaatgggttaaaactgcATCCTGATCTTTCCATGAATAAGTTCTGCTTTATTTGCATTTTCATGTACATTTTAACTCGTGTGAACCTGTAACAATTTGTAGACAACTTTAAAGGGAGGTTCTCTTTTTTTCATGCAATAatctatttaaaataatgtacttGTTGACACTTTGTTATCATGAATAGGAAGGCGTCAAACAAATACACCAAACTTGTATTTTTTCTTCTCTTGTTAACATACTTTAAGAGTAACATATGCAACAGGTGTAGGTAAGAAAACAGCATTTTAAGCAGCTGTTTTTGCATGTTATATTTAACTTATGATGTTCATATGTGAATAATGGACCCGCATTGATATACTGAAAAAGTTTTTTGTCAAATCTAAAATTTTAAACGTTACAAAAAAAGgtaagaaccccccccccccccccttaaaattATTGTCTATTTAATTGCACATATCAATTTTGATCAGATGTTTAAAGACTATAATcctttgaaaacattttattaagtagACAAAATTCAACAGACAAACTCTCATTGTTTGGTAAAGAGTTATTAGTGTAGCATTTACCTGAACTGAAGTCTCGGCCTTCTTCCATTTCAAAGTGTTCAATGTTGCAGGCAAGAGGGCCCTATGCTTACTGGTGACCAAGGAGACGATGAAGATTACACACAGGAGCAGCCCATGATGACAGACCCAACTGTTGAAGAGAGGTAAATACTACTTGTAAAATTTACTTATACAGTTTCTACCCAATTTTTCCATTGAGTTGGTAAACCCATCTTTAAAAAGTAGGGTTATATTACTTGCTTAGCTTATTTCGGTCGGTCAGTAGGTAGACCGGTATGTTGGTCAGTAGACCAAACTGTTTCAGATCACTAACTTGAGAACTATACAACCTACAATCCTCATAATTATTTGGTATGGAGGTTGGTCATGAGCAGTAGATGACTCTAGGTCAGTAGGTCAATGTCATTTGGTACAATAAAGGTCCATGATAGATAAAttgattttgataaataacttgagATTCTTACAACCTACAATCCTGATATGTTATGATTTTTGTCGTGTTTATTTTATGCCCATGAAGGGTGGCATACGGTTTTTGAATTGTCTTTAAGTCAGTTATTCTGTCCGTCCTAAAACTATAaaatttgtcataacttttgcaatattgaagatagcaacttgatatttggcatgcatgtgtatctcattgatcTGCATatcttgagtggtgaaaggtcaagttcaaggtcatccttcaaggtcaaaggtcaagatcaaagtttgcaatattgaagatagcaacttgatatttggcatgcatgcgtatctcatggagctgcacattttgagtggtgaaaggtcaaggtcatccttcaaggtcaaaggtcaaatatatggcttcaaagtgacacagtagggggcattgtgtttcacgaacacagctcttgtttctgtCAATGCATTATGAAACGGTGTAATTATGATCCAAAACAATCTTATTATGAGTATATGCACACACATTTGGGATTTAGGCacaaatgctttttaaaaagGATTAATACATAATTAATCCTTGAAAACATTGTGACAAAAGGAGATATTGCCCATCAGgttctatttattttttagtcAAAATATTTCCAAATTTCGCATGCTAGAGGATGCAAGAATGCATCTGTTGACATTTAAAGAGAAAATATTATCTCACCCTCACCACTCATATACTTATGGCTTTGATGTTTTTTGTAACTGTCGTTGATGgttttttcctttttgttttgGCCTTCATGTCCACCAGAAATGGAACAGACGCTGTTGATTTTCCTGCATTGGATTTATGGGATATGGTTGTCTGTTCTATTATTATACTGTTTATAGTTTTCTTGTACTGAACAACATTTGGGTTCGCATTGGCGCCATTATAAGTAGAGCGTTGCtgacaaaacacattttcaattacATCAGAATTTATCAAACCTGGTGTAATCACTGATGGAACGTCAAGCCCCATTTTACACAAACTTATGAATCCTCTGATGGTGATGTGAATGTCTTCATGACACTATGCTGACAAAAGACATCCTGACATCTCTTTCTTTGACATAGAGTTATTTTGCTGTATGGTTGATTCTCAATCCGTAAACCATGTGTCAAGGCTTTCAAGTTGCCTTAAGCGCTCATCACTTTTGTCCTTTATTGGCCGTATATCCCTGAATATATGAATGAGTTGTGATGTCTGTTCTATCAACTCAACAAGCCCATTTAACACTGCACCTTTTTCGCCTAAATTTTCCTTGTAAACCTTCAGAGCATGCAGCATGCCGGCATCCAACACCTGCTCAGCAAGGTGATTTCTCATTTTTGATTGAGAGTCCAAGTATACGTGTTCATTGGTCAATTTTCGATGAAGTTGAAGCCCGTTTTGCCGATCCAATAGATAAAAATCAATAAGCATGTCCCAATGAATTTCATATTCTCTGATTTTGACAGTTCTTGTGTACTTAACATTCTTTTCCCGGTCCCcacttttttgtaaaatattttgtaaaataagcatgTCCCAATGAATTTCATATTCTCTGATTTTGACAGTTCTTGTGTACTTAACATTCTTTTCCCGGTCCCCACTTTTTTGTAAACTATTGCGGATTTTCTTCAATACGTGTGATATGT contains the following coding sequences:
- the LOC127877381 gene encoding ATP-dependent DNA helicase PIF1-like, producing MNESRAWRKQYPFTLAFGLTIHKAQGMTLDRVEVDCRDIFRPGQLGVALSRTRRPEGLRVINFHPRYALKPAKKVTDFMDQIPKETLTDKSCCHIKIRQEGPMLTGDQGDDEDYTQEQPMMTDPTVEER